The following are from one region of the Gammaproteobacteria bacterium genome:
- the nuoI gene encoding NADH-quinone oxidoreductase subunit NuoI, whose product MNAIKRYLNSFLLWELLKGMAVTGKHMFARKVTIFYPDERTPQSPRFRGLHAQRRYPNGEERCIACKLCEVICPALAITIELAEREDGTRRTSRYDIDLTKCIFCGFCEEACPVDAIVETRIFEYHGEKRGDLYYTKDMLLAVGDRFEKQIAADRAADAKYR is encoded by the coding sequence ATGAACGCGATAAAACGTTATCTGAACAGTTTCCTGCTGTGGGAATTGTTGAAGGGTATGGCGGTAACCGGCAAACACATGTTTGCCCGCAAGGTAACCATTTTTTACCCGGATGAGCGTACGCCCCAGTCACCGAGATTCCGGGGTTTGCATGCTCAACGCCGTTATCCGAATGGCGAAGAGCGCTGCATAGCCTGCAAGCTGTGTGAAGTCATTTGCCCGGCCCTGGCCATTACTATTGAACTGGCCGAGCGTGAAGACGGTACGCGTCGCACCAGCCGTTACGATATTGATCTGACCAAGTGCATATTCTGCGGATTCTGCGAAGAGGCGTGCCCGGTGGACGCCATTGTCGAAACCCGGATTTTTGAATATCACGGCGAGAAGCGTGGCGATCTGTATTACACCAAGGATATGTTGCTGGCCGTGGGCGACCGTTTTGAAAAACAGATTGCAGCGGATCGCGCTGCAGATGCCAAGTACAGGTAA
- the nuoH gene encoding NADH-quinone oxidoreductase subunit NuoH, with the protein MIESLTQTALGVWGWFPVWSQTLIYNVALIILIMVPLMLCVAYLTFAERKLIGYMQVRVGPNRVGPRGWLQPIADAVKLMFKEIVVPANANTYLFVIAPILSIAPALAAWAVIPFDNGMVLANIDASLLYVLALTSVGVYGVIVAGWASNSKYSFLGSMRSAAQIVAYEIAMGFALVGVLMAANTLNLHQIVVLQSGDITDWYMWPLFPLFLVYFISGVAETNRAPFDVAEGESEIVAGFHVEYSGMTFAVFFLAEYANMILIATLTVVMFLGGWHAPFNVAPFNWVPGLGWLFIKVCFVSFFFLWFRATFPRYRYDQIMRLGWKVLIPVTLVWIAVIGVAVQYPDTLGYMFH; encoded by the coding sequence ATGATTGAATCATTAACGCAAACTGCATTGGGTGTATGGGGCTGGTTTCCGGTCTGGTCGCAGACACTGATCTATAACGTTGCACTGATCATCCTGATCATGGTGCCGTTGATGTTGTGTGTCGCCTACCTGACTTTTGCTGAGCGCAAGCTGATCGGCTACATGCAGGTGCGTGTGGGACCTAATCGTGTTGGTCCGCGTGGCTGGTTGCAGCCGATCGCTGACGCGGTCAAGCTGATGTTCAAGGAAATCGTGGTTCCGGCCAATGCCAATACTTACCTGTTCGTTATCGCACCAATCCTGTCCATCGCGCCGGCGCTGGCGGCCTGGGCGGTTATCCCGTTTGATAACGGTATGGTGCTGGCCAACATTGACGCGAGCCTGCTGTATGTACTGGCGCTGACATCTGTTGGCGTATACGGCGTTATCGTCGCCGGCTGGGCATCAAATTCCAAGTATTCTTTCCTGGGTTCCATGCGTTCAGCCGCACAAATCGTTGCCTATGAAATCGCCATGGGCTTTGCCCTGGTGGGTGTGCTGATGGCGGCCAATACGCTGAACCTGCACCAGATCGTGGTATTGCAAAGCGGTGATATTACCGACTGGTACATGTGGCCGTTGTTCCCGCTATTCCTTGTCTATTTTATTTCGGGTGTTGCTGAAACCAACCGTGCGCCGTTTGACGTGGCGGAAGGTGAATCGGAAATTGTTGCCGGTTTTCACGTGGAATATTCAGGCATGACCTTCGCCGTGTTTTTCCTGGCGGAGTATGCAAACATGATTCTTATCGCGACTCTTACAGTAGTTATGTTTCTGGGTGGCTGGCACGCACCGTTCAATGTTGCACCGTTTAACTGGGTACCTGGGCTGGGCTGGTTGTTTATCAAGGTTTGTTTTGTGTCATTCTTTTTCCTGTGGTTCCGGGCGACTTTTCCGAGATATCGCTATGACCAGATCATGCGCCTTGGCTGGAAAGTATTGATACCTGTGACCCTGGTGTGGATCGCAGTCATTGGTGTTGCCGTGCAGTATCCCGATACACTCGGTTACATGTTTCATTAA
- the nuoG gene encoding NADH-quinone oxidoreductase subunit NuoG has product MSTEAQTTTADADTVSIEINGKQVQAKKGSMVIQAADDAGVYIPRFCYHKKLSVAANCRMCLVEVEKAPKPMPACATPVAEGMKISTQSVVARSAQKSVMEFLLINHPLDCPICDQGGECTLQDLAVGYGGDSSRYLEPKRIIKDKNLGPLIATEMTRCIHCTRCVRFGEEIAGVREMGATGRGEHTKIGTYIEKSVDSELSGNVIDLCPVGALTSKPFRYSARNWELGSHDSVSPHDSHGSNIVVQTRNGRVMRVLPRENEEINETWISDRDRFAYTGLYSDDRLTAPMVKTNGEWQETDWNSALESAVRGLNRVAEKQGPSQVAALASASVTTEEAYLLQKFMRGIGSGNVDHRLRQLDFYDDAAMPGFPGLGCSIADVQAKDAILLVGAHPRKEQPLLGLRLRKAREAGARFMAINPVAYDYGYRPDVEVTGTPQQLLEQLAAAAAALAAVVSGKLPDGIPRIEANDSARAIASMLNDSKNGIIIIGQTAMAHPQSSQLRSIVRAIADMSGATLSFVGESNSAGAWLAGCVPHRGSAGAATDIKGRDAYSLIKDPVQAYLLFGLEPDRDFIDGGRTLEALKAADFVALATAYKPGAEALEHVNVLLPITPFTETAGTFVNGEGKAQSFGGVANPAGEARPGWKVLRVMGNLFELQGFDYNSVEDVRAEIDFAVVPSALAQTGIGGTFGGKAADLVRTGEYPIYAGDSIVRRAVPLQETMDNPGPLARMNASQASKQGVSDGDRVRVRMLEGDAEVELMIDNRIPDGCVWLPSGYAETSRLGAYGPASVTKL; this is encoded by the coding sequence ATGAGTACTGAAGCGCAAACTACAACTGCTGATGCCGATACTGTAAGTATCGAAATCAACGGAAAGCAGGTACAGGCCAAAAAAGGCAGCATGGTTATCCAGGCCGCCGATGATGCCGGTGTCTATATTCCGCGCTTCTGTTATCACAAGAAGCTGTCGGTTGCTGCCAATTGCCGCATGTGCCTGGTCGAGGTGGAGAAGGCGCCCAAGCCGATGCCGGCCTGTGCCACACCGGTTGCTGAAGGCATGAAAATATCTACGCAGTCTGTTGTCGCCCGTAGTGCACAAAAGTCTGTCATGGAGTTCCTGCTTATCAACCACCCGCTCGATTGCCCGATATGCGACCAGGGCGGTGAGTGCACGCTGCAGGATCTGGCGGTGGGCTATGGTGGCGACAGTTCCCGTTACCTTGAGCCAAAACGCATCATCAAGGACAAGAATCTCGGTCCGCTGATCGCGACCGAAATGACGCGTTGTATTCATTGTACCCGTTGCGTTCGATTCGGCGAGGAAATCGCCGGTGTGCGCGAAATGGGCGCTACCGGTCGCGGCGAGCATACAAAGATTGGCACCTACATTGAAAAGAGCGTGGATTCCGAACTGTCAGGCAATGTCATCGACTTGTGCCCGGTCGGAGCACTGACATCCAAACCATTCCGTTATTCCGCGCGCAACTGGGAACTGGGCAGCCACGACAGTGTTAGCCCGCATGACAGCCATGGCTCAAATATCGTTGTGCAGACCCGCAATGGCCGAGTTATGCGCGTATTGCCTCGTGAGAACGAGGAGATCAACGAGACCTGGATTTCTGATCGAGACCGGTTCGCCTATACCGGGTTGTACAGTGACGATCGCCTGACCGCGCCCATGGTGAAAACCAATGGCGAGTGGCAGGAAACAGACTGGAATAGTGCTCTTGAAAGCGCAGTGCGCGGCCTGAATCGCGTTGCTGAAAAGCAGGGTCCAAGCCAGGTGGCTGCATTGGCATCTGCTTCAGTTACTACTGAAGAAGCCTACCTGCTGCAGAAGTTTATGCGCGGTATTGGCAGTGGCAATGTCGATCATCGTCTTCGTCAACTGGATTTTTATGATGATGCGGCAATGCCGGGATTCCCTGGCCTTGGCTGCAGTATTGCTGATGTCCAGGCCAAGGACGCAATCCTGCTGGTGGGTGCACACCCTCGCAAGGAACAACCGCTGCTGGGGTTGCGCTTGCGCAAGGCAAGAGAGGCGGGTGCCAGGTTTATGGCCATTAACCCGGTTGCCTATGACTATGGCTATCGTCCCGATGTCGAAGTAACCGGAACGCCGCAACAGCTGCTGGAGCAACTGGCAGCCGCGGCAGCGGCGCTGGCCGCTGTCGTATCGGGCAAGTTGCCGGACGGTATTCCAAGGATCGAAGCCAATGACAGTGCCCGGGCGATTGCGTCAATGTTGAATGACTCGAAAAACGGCATCATCATCATCGGCCAGACTGCCATGGCACACCCGCAGTCTTCACAGCTGCGCAGCATTGTTCGCGCAATTGCCGATATGAGTGGCGCTACCCTGTCATTTGTCGGCGAAAGCAATTCAGCTGGCGCCTGGCTCGCCGGTTGCGTGCCTCATCGTGGCAGTGCCGGTGCGGCTACGGATATCAAGGGCCGTGATGCCTACTCGCTGATCAAGGACCCGGTGCAGGCTTACCTGCTGTTTGGCCTGGAACCGGACCGGGACTTCATCGACGGTGGCCGCACCCTGGAAGCGCTTAAGGCGGCAGATTTTGTTGCCCTGGCAACTGCCTACAAGCCGGGCGCGGAAGCGCTTGAGCACGTGAACGTGTTGTTACCGATTACGCCGTTTACCGAAACTGCCGGAACTTTTGTCAATGGTGAAGGCAAGGCACAGAGCTTTGGCGGAGTTGCCAATCCTGCAGGCGAGGCACGTCCGGGCTGGAAAGTATTGCGGGTAATGGGCAACCTGTTTGAGTTACAGGGTTTTGACTACAACAGCGTTGAAGATGTGCGTGCCGAGATTGATTTTGCTGTTGTGCCATCGGCTCTTGCCCAAACCGGTATTGGTGGCACATTCGGTGGCAAGGCCGCAGACCTGGTTCGTACAGGCGAATACCCTATTTATGCAGGTGACAGTATTGTGCGTCGGGCAGTGCCACTGCAGGAAACAATGGATAACCCCGGACCGTTGGCGCGCATGAATGCATCCCAGGCATCGAAGCAGGGCGTGTCCGATGGTGACCGTGTCCGCGTGCGCATGCTCGAAGGCGATGCCGAGGTCGAGCTGATGATTGATAACCGGATTCCGGATGGCTGTGTCTGGTTGCCATCGGGCTATGCCGAAACCAGCAGGCTGGGTGCTTATGGCCCGGCTTCAGTGACGAAGTTATAA
- the nuoF gene encoding NADH-quinone oxidoreductase subunit NuoF: MARPAPGKVCLHNIDAAEPWTLAEYEKAGGYEVWRKILREKIPPEQIIEEMKASVLRGRGGAGFPTGLKWSFMPRSAPGQKYIVCNSDEGEPGTCKDREILRFNPHALVEGMAIAGYTIGATTGYNYIRGEFWEPYERFEAAIKEAREAGLLGKNIQGSGIDFELYSHLGAGAYICGEETALLESIEGKKGQPRYKPPFPANYGLYGKPTTINNTESLASVPMILKNGGKWFLELGKPNNGGVKLFSVSGHVNKPGNFEVPMGIPFSELLEMAGGVRNGNRLKAVIPGGSSSPVIPGLQMMDLTMDYDSIAGAGSMLGSGAVIVMDETTCMVRALSRMSHFYYEESCGQCTPCREGTGWMAKVIHRIEHGHGRMEDLDMLDDVAARIQGRTICALGDAAALPVASFIKHFREEFEYHIKHGKCMPGTTRHRA, translated from the coding sequence ATGGCGAGACCGGCACCTGGCAAAGTCTGCTTGCACAATATTGATGCGGCTGAGCCGTGGACGCTGGCGGAATATGAAAAAGCGGGCGGCTACGAGGTATGGCGCAAGATTCTTCGTGAAAAAATTCCGCCCGAGCAGATTATCGAGGAGATGAAGGCGTCGGTGTTGCGTGGTCGTGGCGGAGCCGGCTTCCCGACCGGACTCAAGTGGAGTTTCATGCCGCGTTCGGCACCCGGACAAAAGTATATTGTCTGCAACTCGGATGAAGGCGAACCGGGCACTTGCAAGGATCGCGAGATTCTGCGTTTCAACCCGCACGCACTGGTTGAGGGCATGGCTATCGCCGGGTATACGATTGGTGCCACAACCGGGTACAACTATATTCGGGGCGAGTTCTGGGAGCCTTACGAACGATTCGAAGCGGCGATCAAGGAAGCCCGCGAAGCCGGTCTGCTGGGCAAAAACATCCAGGGCTCCGGCATCGATTTTGAACTTTACAGTCACCTTGGTGCCGGCGCCTATATTTGCGGTGAAGAAACCGCCTTGCTTGAATCCATTGAAGGCAAAAAAGGCCAGCCGCGCTACAAGCCGCCGTTTCCGGCGAACTACGGTTTGTATGGCAAACCAACCACGATAAACAACACCGAGTCATTGGCATCGGTGCCGATGATTCTCAAGAATGGCGGTAAATGGTTCCTGGAACTGGGCAAGCCCAATAATGGCGGTGTGAAACTGTTTTCAGTTTCCGGTCATGTGAACAAGCCCGGCAATTTTGAAGTGCCCATGGGTATCCCGTTCTCGGAACTGCTGGAGATGGCCGGCGGTGTCCGTAATGGCAATCGCCTTAAAGCCGTTATTCCTGGTGGTTCGTCTTCACCGGTTATACCTGGACTGCAGATGATGGACCTGACCATGGATTACGATTCCATTGCCGGTGCCGGCTCGATGCTGGGTTCGGGAGCGGTGATCGTGATGGATGAGACCACCTGCATGGTTCGGGCGCTTTCGAGAATGTCGCATTTCTATTACGAAGAATCCTGCGGCCAGTGTACGCCTTGTCGCGAAGGCACAGGCTGGATGGCCAAGGTTATCCACCGGATTGAGCACGGTCACGGTCGCATGGAAGACCTGGATATGCTGGATGATGTTGCCGCGCGCATCCAGGGTCGAACCATTTGTGCGTTGGGTGATGCTGCGGCCTTGCCAGTAGCCAGTTTCATCAAGCACTTCCGGGAAGAATTTGAATACCATATCAAGCATGGCAAATGTATGCCGGGCACCACACGTCATCGTGCCTGA
- the nuoE gene encoding NADH-quinone oxidoreductase subunit NuoE, with protein sequence MSVPVGNGKIDLLTAASRADIDQWVAKYPSDRKSSAVMAALRIAQEQNGGWLTNDLMDAVAEYLEMPPIAVYEVATFYSMYELTPVGRHKICICTNISCMLCGSDSIVEHLESRLGIKMGETTADGKFTLKEVECLGACIGAPMIELNKTFYEYLTPAKLDEILDGLE encoded by the coding sequence ATGAGTGTACCGGTCGGGAACGGCAAGATTGATTTGCTGACAGCGGCATCGCGCGCTGATATTGATCAGTGGGTGGCCAAGTATCCTTCTGATCGCAAGAGTTCCGCGGTAATGGCGGCTTTGCGTATTGCCCAGGAACAAAATGGTGGCTGGCTTACCAATGACCTGATGGATGCGGTGGCGGAGTACCTGGAAATGCCGCCCATTGCCGTGTACGAAGTGGCAACGTTCTACTCAATGTATGAATTGACACCGGTGGGTCGACACAAGATTTGTATTTGCACCAATATTTCGTGCATGTTGTGTGGTTCCGACAGCATTGTTGAGCATCTTGAGAGCAGGCTGGGAATCAAGATGGGCGAAACCACAGCCGACGGCAAGTTCACGCTCAAGGAAGTGGAATGCCTGGGTGCCTGTATCGGGGCGCCAATGATCGAATTGAACAAGACGTTTTATGAGTATCTCACCCCGGCCAAGCTGGATGAGATTCTGGATGGACTGGAGTAG
- a CDS encoding NADH-quinone oxidoreductase subunit D encodes MAEIKNYTINFGPQHPAAHGVLRLVLEMDGEVIERADPHVGLLHRGTEKLAEHKMYNQSIGYMDRLDYVSMMCNEHAYVMAVEKLLGIEVPLRAQYIRVMFDEITRILNHLLWLGTHGLDVGAMTMFLYCFREREDLIDAYEAASGSRMHATYYRVGGVARDLPDSMPQYRTSKWHNAKDADYMNQNRQGSLLDFIWDFTERFPARVDEYETLLTDNRIWKQRLVDIGVVSPERALQLGFTGPMLRGSGIAWDLRKKQPYEVYDRMDFDIPIGTNGDCYDRYLVRIEEMRQANRIIRQCVEWLRKNGGPVMVDDHKIAAPAREAMKSDMESLIHHFKLFTEGYCAPEGEVYSAVEHPKGEFGIYMISDGANKPYRVKIRAPGFAHISSMDEMTRGHMLADVVAVIGTQDIVFGEIDR; translated from the coding sequence ATGGCTGAAATCAAGAATTACACCATTAACTTTGGTCCGCAGCATCCTGCTGCGCACGGCGTTTTGCGCCTGGTGCTTGAGATGGATGGCGAAGTCATTGAGCGCGCTGATCCGCATGTCGGCCTGCTGCATCGCGGTACCGAGAAGCTTGCCGAGCATAAGATGTATAACCAGAGTATCGGTTACATGGATCGTCTCGATTACGTTTCGATGATGTGTAACGAGCACGCTTATGTCATGGCTGTCGAGAAGCTCCTGGGCATCGAGGTGCCGCTGCGCGCCCAGTATATCCGAGTCATGTTTGACGAGATTACACGTATTCTCAACCATCTGTTGTGGCTGGGTACGCATGGCCTTGATGTTGGTGCCATGACCATGTTCCTGTATTGCTTCCGTGAGCGCGAAGACCTGATCGATGCCTATGAAGCCGCCTCCGGGTCGCGCATGCATGCCACCTATTATCGAGTTGGTGGTGTTGCCCGCGATTTGCCCGACTCCATGCCGCAATACCGGACGTCAAAGTGGCACAATGCCAAGGATGCTGATTACATGAATCAGAATCGTCAAGGCAGCCTGCTTGATTTTATCTGGGATTTTACTGAACGATTCCCGGCGCGCGTGGATGAATACGAAACCCTGTTGACGGACAACCGTATCTGGAAACAGCGCCTGGTCGATATCGGCGTGGTCTCGCCCGAGCGTGCATTGCAACTGGGATTCACCGGCCCGATGTTGCGTGGATCCGGTATAGCCTGGGATCTGCGCAAGAAGCAGCCCTACGAAGTCTATGATCGCATGGATTTTGATATTCCAATCGGCACTAATGGCGACTGCTATGACCGCTACCTGGTGCGAATCGAGGAAATGCGCCAGGCCAATCGAATTATTCGCCAATGCGTAGAGTGGTTGCGCAAGAACGGTGGCCCGGTGATGGTGGATGATCACAAGATCGCCGCTCCGGCGCGCGAAGCCATGAAGAGTGACATGGAATCCCTGATTCATCACTTCAAGCTGTTTACTGAAGGTTACTGTGCGCCGGAAGGCGAGGTTTACAGTGCCGTTGAACATCCGAAGGGCGAGTTCGGTATCTATATGATATCGGATGGTGCCAACAAGCCTTACCGGGTCAAGATTCGTGCTCCGGGATTTGCACATATTTCATCCATGGATGAAATGACGCGCGGACACATGCTGGCTGATGTTGTTGCCGTTATCGGCACCCAGGATATTGTATTTGGGGAGATCGATCGATGA
- a CDS encoding NADH-quinone oxidoreductase subunit C has translation MTAQMETLQKHITDKLGDAVTGSVVHLGELTVEARPDRIEEVCRTLRDDALFGFEELIDLCGVDYQDYRKESEQGVRQGPRFAVVYHLLSVKHNRRIRVRAFPQNDDAPIIPSVINIWASANWYEREAFDMFGILFEGHPDLRRILTDYGFVGHPFRKDFPLSGHVEMRYDPEQKRVIYQPVTVEPRNLVPRVIREEGYGAKQDREQE, from the coding sequence ATGACCGCACAGATGGAGACGCTACAAAAACACATTACGGATAAACTCGGCGATGCTGTGACCGGCTCCGTGGTTCATCTGGGCGAACTGACTGTTGAAGCAAGGCCCGATCGCATTGAAGAGGTATGCCGTACACTTCGTGATGATGCGTTATTCGGTTTTGAAGAGCTTATCGATCTTTGTGGCGTTGACTACCAGGACTATCGCAAGGAGTCAGAGCAGGGTGTCAGGCAGGGTCCGCGCTTTGCAGTTGTCTATCACCTGTTATCAGTAAAGCATAACCGCCGTATCCGGGTGCGTGCATTTCCGCAAAATGATGACGCGCCGATTATCCCGTCAGTAATCAATATCTGGGCTTCAGCCAACTGGTACGAGCGTGAAGCATTCGATATGTTCGGTATCCTGTTTGAGGGTCATCCCGATCTTCGACGTATTCTTACTGATTATGGTTTTGTCGGTCATCCGTTCCGCAAGGATTTTCCGTTGTCCGGGCATGTCGAGATGCGTTATGACCCGGAACAGAAGCGAGTTATTTATCAGCCTGTTACCGTGGAACCGCGCAACCTTGTACCGCGTGTTATTCGCGAAGAAGGATACGGAGCCAAGCAAGACCGTGAGCAGGAGTAA
- a CDS encoding NADH-quinone oxidoreductase subunit B, producing MGIEGYLEKGFVTTTADKLINAARTGSLWPMTFGLACCAVEMMQAGASRYDIDRFGMLFRPSPRQSDVMIVAGTLCNKMAPALRKVYDQMAEPRWVISMGSCANGGGYYHYSYSVVRGCDRVVPVDIYVPGCPPTPEALLYGILQLQAKIKRTNTIAR from the coding sequence ATGGGAATAGAAGGCTACCTGGAGAAAGGCTTTGTCACGACGACTGCTGACAAGCTGATCAACGCTGCGCGTACCGGCTCCCTGTGGCCCATGACTTTCGGCCTTGCCTGCTGCGCCGTTGAAATGATGCAGGCCGGTGCTTCCCGTTACGATATCGATCGATTTGGTATGCTGTTCCGGCCGAGTCCGCGCCAGTCAGATGTCATGATTGTTGCCGGTACACTATGCAACAAGATGGCACCGGCATTGCGCAAGGTCTACGACCAGATGGCCGAGCCGCGCTGGGTCATCTCCATGGGTTCCTGCGCAAACGGTGGTGGCTACTACCATTATTCATATTCGGTTGTGCGTGGTTGTGACCGCGTGGTTCCGGTCGATATTTACGTTCCAGGTTGTCCGCCCACACCCGAGGCGCTGTTGTACGGAATATTGCAGCTTCAGGCAAAGATCAAACGTACCAATACAATCGCCCGCTAG
- a CDS encoding NADH-quinone oxidoreductase subunit A: MLENYLPILIFMAIGIATGIGPILIGRILGPHKPDSEKLSPYECGFEAFEDSRMKFDVRYYLVAILFIIFDLEIAFLFPWAVVLREIGMYGFLAMMLFLGILVIGFIYEWKKGALEWE, from the coding sequence ATGTTGGAAAACTACCTACCCATACTGATTTTCATGGCAATCGGCATTGCAACCGGGATCGGACCCATATTGATTGGCCGCATTCTTGGTCCGCACAAGCCGGATAGCGAGAAACTGTCTCCCTATGAATGCGGTTTTGAGGCCTTTGAAGACTCGCGCATGAAGTTCGATGTTCGTTACTACCTGGTGGCGATACTATTCATTATTTTTGATCTCGAGATTGCATTTCTGTTCCCGTGGGCCGTCGTCCTGAGGGAGATCGGCATGTATGGTTTCCTCGCCATGATGCTGTTTCTTGGCATCCTTGTTATTGGCTTTATCTATGAATGGAAAAAAGGGGCGCTGGAATGGGAATAG
- the secG gene encoding preprotein translocase subunit SecG, producing MKEIVLIIHVLVAIGIVALVLLQHGKGADAGAAFGGGSQSLFGSRGSASFLSRTTAILATVFFVTSMTLAFFVNQQVKPTSVTETVVEQAAEKQGAPAIPDAPEPKKSGDIPEVPR from the coding sequence ATGAAAGAAATCGTACTTATTATTCATGTGCTGGTGGCCATTGGCATCGTCGCGCTGGTGCTGTTGCAGCATGGCAAGGGTGCCGATGCTGGCGCAGCCTTCGGTGGCGGGTCGCAGAGCCTGTTTGGCAGTCGCGGCTCGGCAAGCTTTCTGAGCCGTACAACGGCAATCCTGGCTACAGTGTTTTTTGTTACCAGTATGACGTTGGCGTTTTTTGTGAACCAGCAGGTCAAGCCGACCAGTGTTACCGAGACCGTGGTGGAGCAGGCCGCTGAAAAGCAGGGGGCCCCGGCGATCCCTGATGCACCGGAGCCGAAAAAATCCGGCGATATTCCCGAGGTTCCTCGATAG
- the tpiA gene encoding triose-phosphate isomerase — protein sequence MRRPLVAGNWKMNGSKAESAALLDGILAGIGSVTAADMAVCPPAILVPLVEQKLAGSAVAWGGQDLNVNASGAYTGEISGLMLKDFGCSYAIVGHSERREYYGETDQVVAEKFGAAQAHGLVPILCIGETLQEREAGDTENVCARQLDAVLAAHGIESFKNAVIAYEPVWAIGTGKTATPEQAQEVHAFIRGRLAEQSADVAATVRILYGGSMKPDNAQELISQADIDGGLIGGASLKAEDFLGIGRAAG from the coding sequence ATGCGTCGTCCCTTGGTTGCCGGTAACTGGAAAATGAATGGTTCGAAGGCGGAGTCTGCCGCTTTGTTGGATGGTATCCTGGCCGGTATCGGCTCGGTGACCGCTGCAGACATGGCCGTATGTCCGCCGGCAATCCTGGTGCCACTTGTTGAGCAGAAACTTGCGGGCAGCGCAGTAGCCTGGGGAGGGCAGGATCTCAACGTGAATGCCTCGGGTGCCTACACCGGTGAAATCTCCGGTCTGATGCTCAAGGATTTTGGTTGCAGCTACGCAATTGTTGGTCATTCTGAGCGTCGCGAATACTATGGCGAAACCGACCAGGTGGTGGCCGAAAAATTTGGTGCTGCCCAGGCACACGGCTTGGTCCCGATCCTGTGTATTGGTGAAACCCTGCAGGAACGCGAAGCCGGTGACACGGAAAATGTCTGTGCCCGGCAACTCGATGCGGTCCTGGCGGCTCATGGTATTGAGTCGTTCAAAAACGCAGTCATTGCCTACGAGCCTGTTTGGGCGATTGGTACCGGCAAGACTGCTACCCCGGAACAGGCGCAGGAAGTGCACGCTTTTATTCGAGGCAGGCTGGCGGAGCAAAGCGCTGACGTGGCAGCAACTGTGCGCATCCTGTACGGCGGTAGCATGAAGCCGGACAACGCCCAGGAACTGATTTCACAGGCCGATATCGATGGCGGCCTGATTGGCGGCGCCTCATTGAAGGCAGAAGATTTTCTCGGAATTGGACGGGCTGCGGGCTAA
- a CDS encoding alkylmercury lyase family protein — MQTDTVEAVLDRLTERLPLAEQIASLNSRQLRFYRSICFELIARGEAIVPDSSAREDVLALAERDLVVMDADRGAVLGAYPVTTEHTPHKLKMGARAFHAMCAFDAVSVAPILEVSVHIESQCAATGGAIDFMQTATRTPRLDRPVWVGIAWQDTCQCAAHSLCRDMVFLSSEHAADEWRQQKTVSVLTLEDAIRAGQQFFTPVLQPIRAQLAL, encoded by the coding sequence ATGCAGACTGATACCGTTGAAGCAGTACTGGATCGCCTGACTGAGCGGTTGCCGCTGGCGGAGCAGATTGCGTCGCTGAATTCCCGACAGCTACGGTTTTACCGCTCCATTTGTTTTGAGTTGATCGCCCGTGGCGAGGCCATTGTTCCGGACAGCTCCGCGCGGGAAGATGTGCTGGCACTGGCGGAGCGTGACCTAGTGGTAATGGATGCCGACCGCGGCGCCGTGCTGGGCGCCTACCCGGTAACCACGGAACACACGCCGCACAAGCTGAAAATGGGGGCGCGGGCATTTCACGCGATGTGTGCTTTCGACGCGGTTTCCGTGGCGCCAATTCTCGAGGTTTCAGTACACATCGAGTCGCAATGCGCTGCAACGGGCGGGGCGATTGATTTTATGCAGACGGCGACCCGGACTCCCAGGCTTGATCGGCCTGTATGGGTAGGCATTGCCTGGCAGGATACGTGCCAGTGTGCTGCACATAGCTTGTGCCGGGATATGGTGTTTCTTTCATCGGAGCATGCAGCAGACGAGTGGCGGCAACAAAAAACCGTATCGGTACTCACGCTGGAGGATGCGATACGCGCCGGACAGCAATTTTTTACCCCGGTTTTACAGCCGATTCGAGCGCAATTGGCGTTATGA